From Paenibacillus sp. PK3_47, the proteins below share one genomic window:
- a CDS encoding S66 peptidase family protein, whose amino-acid sequence MKAAALQPGDEIRIISPSNSLGIISEEQISLSVEKLESLGFKVSFAEHAYEHDEFASSSVQSRVEDIHNAFSDPNVKGILTTIGGFNCNQLLRHLDYPLIAANPKRLCGYSDITALGSAIYAKTGLITYSGPHFSTLAMRYGNEYTVDYFVKMMMADEPVDVYPSEHWSDDAWYLDQENRTFEMNEGPYTIHAGQAAGKIIGGNLCTLNLLQGTEYMPGLKDAILFLEDDYESHPATFDRDLQSLIHQPEFRHVRGLVIGRFQRASAMSRQLLEHIINTKPELDAIPVVADVNFGHTSPIITFPLGGHAELQASPDKVRLRIR is encoded by the coding sequence ATGAAAGCAGCAGCACTGCAGCCCGGTGATGAAATCCGAATTATTTCTCCGTCTAACAGTTTAGGCATTATTTCAGAGGAGCAGATCTCCTTATCAGTAGAGAAGCTGGAGTCATTGGGATTTAAGGTGTCTTTTGCAGAACATGCCTATGAACATGATGAATTTGCTTCTTCTTCTGTGCAGTCGAGGGTTGAAGACATCCATAATGCTTTTAGCGATCCAAATGTGAAAGGAATACTTACAACCATTGGAGGATTTAATTGCAACCAGCTGCTCCGGCATCTGGATTATCCTCTGATTGCGGCTAACCCCAAGCGTCTGTGCGGCTACTCGGATATTACAGCGCTGGGCAGTGCCATTTATGCCAAAACAGGGCTGATCACTTATTCAGGCCCTCATTTTTCAACGCTTGCCATGCGTTACGGGAATGAGTATACTGTGGATTATTTCGTTAAAATGATGATGGCAGATGAACCTGTTGATGTGTATCCTTCCGAACACTGGAGCGATGATGCCTGGTATTTGGATCAGGAAAACCGCACCTTTGAAATGAACGAAGGGCCATATACCATTCATGCAGGACAAGCGGCAGGAAAAATTATCGGCGGGAATCTCTGTACGCTCAACCTGCTGCAGGGAACGGAATATATGCCGGGTCTGAAGGATGCCATATTGTTTCTGGAGGATGATTATGAGTCTCATCCAGCGACCTTTGACCGCGATTTGCAGTCTTTAATCCACCAGCCGGAGTTCCGGCATGTAAGGGGATTGGTCATCGGCAGATTTCAGCGGGCTTCGGCAATGTCCCGGCAGCTGCTGGAGCACATCATCAATACCAAGCCGGAGCTTGATGCTATCCCTGTTGTCGCTGATGTTAACTTCGGGCATACTTCGCCGATCATTACTTTTCCGCTGGGTGGACATGCTGAGCTGCAGGCGTCTCCAGATAAGGTGAGGCTGCGGATCCGGTAA
- the lpdA gene encoding dihydrolipoyl dehydrogenase, giving the protein MVVGDASIEIDTLVIGAGPGGYVAAIRAAQLGQKVLIVDKSELGGVCLNRGCIPSKALISAAHQFEAAQHGEVFGVTAENVKVDWSKTMEFKNGVVKRMTNGVTSLMKGNKIEVFSGEAMFISTNEARLFNDHESPRYKFNNCIIATGSRPIELKPFPFGGRILSSTEALDLPEIPKSMIVIGGGYIGAELGQMYSKFGTKVTIIEGLDTVLPGFDKDMTRLVAKNMAKTGIDIVTNAKAESAVQNDKEVTVKYSVGGESKEVTAEYLLVTVGRRPNTDGELGLDLIGVELDDRGLIKVDHQGRTNIPNIYAIGDIVPGLALAHKASYEGKIAAEAISGHKSVVDYKVIPAVVFTDPECSSVGLTEKEAKDKGYKVKAGKFPFAGNGRAVSLNAPDGFIKIVANSENNLVLGAQIVGLEASNLIAELGLAIEMGATLEDIALTIHAHPTLGEIVMEAAELVEGHPIHVVK; this is encoded by the coding sequence ATGGTAGTCGGAGACGCTTCAATCGAAATCGACACATTGGTAATTGGTGCAGGTCCCGGCGGGTATGTGGCGGCAATTCGTGCCGCCCAGCTCGGCCAAAAGGTTCTCATCGTGGATAAATCGGAACTCGGCGGCGTGTGCCTGAACCGCGGATGTATCCCTTCCAAAGCACTGATCTCTGCAGCTCATCAATTTGAGGCTGCTCAGCACGGCGAAGTTTTCGGTGTAACTGCCGAGAACGTCAAAGTTGACTGGTCCAAAACTATGGAGTTCAAAAACGGTGTTGTAAAAAGAATGACAAACGGCGTAACCAGCCTGATGAAAGGCAACAAAATTGAAGTATTCAGCGGCGAAGCTATGTTCATCAGCACAAACGAAGCCCGTTTGTTCAATGACCATGAGTCCCCGCGCTACAAATTCAACAACTGTATCATCGCGACCGGTTCCCGTCCGATTGAACTGAAGCCATTCCCGTTTGGCGGACGTATCCTGTCCTCCACAGAAGCTTTGGATCTGCCGGAAATTCCGAAGAGCATGATCGTTATCGGCGGCGGATACATCGGTGCCGAGCTGGGTCAAATGTACTCCAAATTCGGCACAAAAGTAACAATCATCGAAGGTTTGGACACTGTTCTGCCTGGCTTTGACAAGGATATGACCCGTCTGGTTGCCAAGAACATGGCAAAAACCGGCATCGATATCGTTACCAATGCCAAAGCGGAAAGTGCTGTACAAAACGACAAGGAAGTTACCGTGAAATACTCCGTGGGCGGCGAGTCCAAGGAAGTTACTGCGGAATACCTGCTTGTTACTGTAGGCCGTCGTCCGAACACTGACGGCGAACTGGGTCTGGATCTGATCGGCGTTGAGCTGGATGACCGCGGTCTGATCAAGGTTGACCACCAAGGACGCACTAATATCCCTAACATTTATGCTATCGGCGATATCGTTCCTGGTCTTGCTCTGGCACACAAAGCTTCTTACGAAGGCAAAATCGCAGCAGAAGCGATCTCCGGACACAAATCCGTGGTTGATTACAAAGTCATCCCGGCTGTTGTCTTCACAGATCCTGAATGCTCCAGCGTTGGTCTGACTGAGAAGGAAGCCAAAGATAAAGGCTACAAAGTAAAAGCCGGCAAATTCCCGTTCGCGGGCAATGGCCGTGCGGTATCCCTGAACGCTCCTGACGGCTTCATCAAGATTGTGGCTAACAGCGAGAACAACCTCGTTCTGGGTGCGCAAATCGTTGGTCTTGAAGCTTCCAACCTGATTGCTGAGCTTGGTCTGGCAATCGAAATGGGCGCTACACTCGAAGATATCGCTCTGACCATCCACGCGCATCCGACCCTTGGCGAAATCGTCATGGAAGCGGCTGAGCTGGTGGAAGGCCACCCGATTCATGTAGTGAAATAA